Proteins encoded in a region of the Streptomyces sp. NBC_00258 genome:
- a CDS encoding acyltransferase family protein, whose translation MDEVIRRLRLGAERIEAATPADRDRSVDALRAFAILGVVLGHWLVTALVADGGRLRTSSPLAHMPWLAPISWVFQTLAVFFLVGGHVATKSYASARSRGTTYGRWLGTRLSRLFKPVAAVLGLWTVATVGLLVTGADLKTAHALLKLVLSPLWFLLVFAALTAVTPLVTRVNPLWPLAVVLHVDLIRFGFGGPAWLGWVNVAAGWLVPYTLGAAWTRGELTRRSGWVLLAGGAAVTAGLVAWGGYPASMVGVPGAPVSNLNPPTLAVVAFGLAQCGLALLLRERLRRAMRRPVLWAWVAFVNLSAMTIFLWHQTALMSVTATGLLAGRLPGLHTTPDDLTWVAFRLAWLPVFALALTMCWAAFRSYEQGHRRRGRRTRRPSRVVRTHRVAVETNEVRRA comes from the coding sequence ATGGATGAGGTGATACGCCGACTGCGCCTCGGCGCAGAGCGGATCGAAGCGGCGACACCGGCGGACCGCGACCGTTCCGTGGACGCCCTGCGCGCCTTCGCGATACTCGGCGTCGTGCTCGGCCACTGGCTCGTCACGGCCCTGGTCGCGGACGGCGGCAGGCTGCGTACGTCGAGCCCGCTGGCGCATATGCCCTGGCTGGCGCCCATCTCGTGGGTCTTCCAGACGCTCGCCGTGTTCTTCCTGGTGGGCGGGCACGTGGCGACGAAGAGCTACGCGTCGGCGCGCTCGCGCGGCACGACGTACGGGCGCTGGCTCGGTACGCGCCTGTCCCGCCTCTTCAAGCCGGTGGCGGCCGTGCTCGGGCTGTGGACCGTGGCCACGGTCGGCCTGCTCGTGACGGGCGCGGACCTGAAGACGGCGCACGCGTTGCTGAAGCTGGTCCTGTCCCCTCTCTGGTTCCTGCTGGTCTTCGCCGCGCTGACGGCGGTGACCCCGCTGGTGACCCGGGTGAACCCGTTGTGGCCGCTGGCCGTCGTTCTCCATGTGGACCTCATCCGCTTCGGGTTCGGCGGCCCCGCCTGGCTGGGCTGGGTCAATGTGGCGGCGGGCTGGCTCGTGCCGTACACGCTGGGCGCGGCCTGGACGCGGGGCGAGCTGACCCGGCGTTCGGGCTGGGTGCTGCTCGCGGGCGGCGCGGCGGTGACCGCGGGACTCGTGGCGTGGGGCGGCTATCCGGCGTCGATGGTCGGCGTCCCCGGTGCCCCGGTCTCCAACCTCAACCCGCCGACCCTGGCCGTGGTCGCCTTCGGCCTGGCCCAGTGCGGTCTGGCGCTGCTTCTGCGCGAGCGTCTGCGCCGGGCGATGCGCAGGCCCGTGCTCTGGGCCTGGGTCGCCTTCGTCAACCTCTCCGCGATGACGATCTTCCTGTGGCACCAGACCGCGTTGATGTCGGTCACCGCGACGGGCCTCCTCGCGGGCAGGCTCCCAGGCCTGCACACCACTCCGGACGACCTCACGTGGGTGGCGTTCCGACTCGCCTGGCTCCCGGTCTTCGCCCTCGCCCTGACCATGTGCTGGGCGGCCTTTCGTTCCTACGAGCAGGGGCACCGCCGCCGTGGCCGTCGTACCCGTCGTCCGTCACGTGTCGTCCGCACCCACCGCGTCGCCGTGGAAACGAACGAGGTCCGGCGTGCCTAG
- a CDS encoding TetR/AcrR family transcriptional regulator yields MSAEPGTVRPGGRTARVRAAVLRAAGDVLAEQGFAQLDLADVARRAEVGKTTVYRRWGSVTGLVADLLAEMAEESLPRTETGAVLGDLRANARLVRRTLADPRQGALFRAVIAAATGDGRTAEALRRFYEVRVAEWAPCVEQAVARGELPPGTDASEVVRAVSAPLYYTLLTTRVAPGVAAADRAAEAAVAAARAGVFVVGA; encoded by the coding sequence ATGTCCGCCGAACCCGGCACCGTCCGTCCCGGGGGGCGTACCGCGCGGGTGCGGGCCGCCGTGTTGCGGGCCGCCGGGGACGTGCTCGCCGAGCAGGGGTTCGCCCAGCTCGATCTGGCGGACGTCGCGCGGCGGGCCGAGGTGGGCAAGACCACGGTGTACCGGCGGTGGGGGAGCGTGACGGGGCTCGTCGCCGATCTGCTCGCCGAGATGGCTGAGGAGTCGTTGCCGCGTACGGAGACGGGGGCCGTGCTCGGTGATCTTCGGGCCAATGCTCGGCTTGTTCGGCGGACGTTGGCCGATCCGCGGCAGGGGGCGTTGTTCCGGGCGGTGATCGCTGCGGCCACGGGGGACGGGCGTACGGCGGAGGCGTTGCGGCGGTTCTATGAGGTGCGGGTTGCCGAGTGGGCGCCTTGTGTCGAACAGGCCGTTGCCCGCGGGGAGTTGCCGCCGGGGACGGACGCGTCCGAGGTCGTACGGGCCGTCTCTGCGCCCCTCTACTACACCTTGCTCACGACGAGGGTGGCCCCCGGCGTGGCCGCGGCCGACCGGGCGGCGGAGGCCGCGGTTGCCGCCGCGCGGGCCGGGGTGTTCGTTGTGGGCGCGTGA
- a CDS encoding alpha/beta hydrolase, with protein MGLRGRAAAARTAAQPGRPKRPGGPSQPGQPGQPGQPGQPGQPGQPGQPGQARQPGRAGQADQRGQRPRWTRARRGLLAALITGAVVAPISAATAHPDIPAPAPAHIATLTPTTLDSAYAANRANAAKASRMAAAHGDRSRAVAVRSMADPSRHFLTFDARGSGRAAEVFGDLAKADHVAVLVPGSDTSLDTYDRFRAGAVALHQRLGPRAAVIAWLGYDTPGTISPEVLTAGLAKEAAPELRDFISELKRVNGHARLTLLCHSYGTVVGARAASGLGISDLVLIGSPGTGVDSAAGLHTKARVWAGRGSDDWIADVPHTRADLFGTTVGFGTDPVSPAFGARVFAAGDGGHSDYLKPGSVSLANLARIVLGETSEMTHG; from the coding sequence ATGGGGCTACGGGGGAGGGCGGCCGCGGCGAGGACTGCGGCGCAACCGGGACGACCGAAGCGACCGGGCGGGCCAAGTCAGCCGGGCCAGCCGGGCCAGCCGGGCCAGCCGGGCCAGCCGGGCCAGCCGGGCCAGCCGGGCCAGCCGGGCCAGGCACGCCAGCCAGGCCGGGCAGGCCAGGCAGACCAGCGGGGCCAACGGCCCCGATGGACCCGCGCCCGCCGCGGCCTGCTCGCCGCCCTGATCACGGGCGCGGTCGTCGCCCCGATCTCCGCCGCGACCGCGCATCCAGACATACCGGCACCCGCCCCGGCCCACATCGCCACGCTGACCCCCACCACGCTGGACAGCGCCTACGCGGCGAACCGCGCGAACGCCGCCAAGGCCTCGCGCATGGCCGCGGCCCACGGCGACCGCAGCCGAGCGGTCGCCGTCCGCTCCATGGCGGACCCGTCGCGCCACTTCCTCACCTTCGACGCCCGCGGCTCCGGCCGAGCCGCCGAGGTCTTCGGCGACCTGGCGAAGGCCGACCACGTGGCGGTTTTGGTGCCCGGTTCCGACACAAGCCTGGACACGTACGACCGCTTCCGCGCCGGGGCCGTCGCCCTGCACCAGCGGCTCGGCCCACGTGCCGCAGTGATCGCCTGGCTCGGCTACGACACACCCGGCACGATCAGCCCCGAGGTCCTGACCGCGGGCCTGGCCAAGGAAGCGGCACCCGAACTCCGGGATTTCATAAGCGAGTTGAAGCGGGTGAACGGGCACGCCCGGCTCACCCTGCTGTGCCACTCGTACGGGACGGTCGTGGGCGCCCGCGCGGCGAGCGGTCTCGGCATCTCGGACCTGGTGCTCATAGGGAGCCCCGGCACGGGCGTGGACTCGGCCGCCGGCCTGCACACGAAGGCACGCGTCTGGGCCGGTCGCGGCAGTGACGACTGGATCGCGGACGTCCCGCACACCAGGGCCGACCTCTTCGGCACGACGGTCGGCTTCGGCACCGACCCCGTGTCCCCGGCCTTCGGCGCCCGCGTCTTCGCGGCGGGCGACGGCGGCCACAGCGACTACCTCAAGCCGGGTTCGGTGTCCTTGGCCAACCTCGCCCGGATCGTGCTCGGCGAGACATCGGAGATGACCCATGGATGA
- the kynU gene encoding kynureninase, which translates to MSEPELRPKAEKLDATDELAGMRAQFVLDDAVYLDGNSLGALPRSVPGRVEDVVRRQWGSLRIRSWDESGWWTAPERIGDRIAPLVGAAPGQIVVGDSTSVNVFKAVVGAVRLAAEKEDGSAGESGRDEILVDATTFPTDGYIAASAARLTGCTLRPVTPDEVPGALSGRTAAVLLNHVDYRTGRLHDLPSLTAAIHAAGAVAIWDLCHSAGALPVGLDEHGVDLAVGCTYKYLNGGPGSPAYLYVREDLQPRFDSPLPGWNSHADPFGMTPDYTPAPGALRGRVGTPDILSMLALEAALEVWDDVSIEAVRTKSLALTDFFLECVEAYVPEGTVESLTPPSHAERGSQVALRCPDAGNVMRRLIDRGVIGDFREPDVLRFGFTPLYVGFGDVERAARVLGEMF; encoded by the coding sequence ATGTCTGAGCCCGAGCTGCGGCCGAAGGCCGAAAAACTGGACGCGACGGACGAACTGGCGGGGATGCGGGCCCAGTTCGTCCTCGACGACGCGGTCTACCTGGACGGGAACTCCCTGGGTGCGCTGCCGCGCTCGGTCCCCGGACGCGTCGAGGACGTCGTGCGCCGCCAGTGGGGTTCGCTGCGGATCCGGTCCTGGGACGAGAGCGGCTGGTGGACCGCGCCGGAGCGGATCGGCGACCGGATCGCTCCGCTGGTGGGCGCGGCGCCGGGGCAGATCGTGGTCGGCGACTCGACGAGTGTCAACGTCTTCAAGGCGGTTGTGGGCGCGGTGCGCCTGGCAGCCGAAAAGGAGGACGGGAGTGCAGGGGAGTCGGGCCGGGACGAGATCCTGGTGGACGCGACGACGTTCCCCACGGACGGCTACATCGCCGCGTCGGCCGCCCGCCTCACCGGCTGCACGCTGCGTCCGGTGACCCCGGACGAGGTGCCGGGCGCCCTGAGCGGGCGCACGGCGGCGGTACTGCTGAACCACGTCGACTACCGCACGGGCCGCCTGCACGACCTGCCGTCCCTCACGGCGGCGATCCACGCGGCGGGCGCGGTCGCGATCTGGGACCTGTGCCACAGCGCGGGCGCCCTGCCGGTGGGCCTCGACGAACACGGCGTGGACCTGGCGGTCGGCTGCACCTACAAGTACCTGAACGGCGGCCCGGGTTCACCCGCGTACCTCTACGTCCGCGAGGACCTCCAACCGCGCTTCGACTCACCCCTGCCGGGCTGGAACTCCCACGCTGACCCCTTCGGCATGACCCCGGACTACACCCCGGCCCCCGGCGCCCTCCGCGGCCGCGTCGGCACCCCCGACATCCTCTCCATGCTCGCCCTGGAGGCGGCGCTGGAGGTCTGGGACGACGTGTCGATCGAGGCGGTCCGCACCAAGTCCCTCGCCCTGACGGACTTCTTCCTGGAATGCGTCGAGGCGTACGTCCCCGAAGGCACGGTGGAGTCCCTGACCCCACCCTCCCACGCGGAACGCGGCAGCCAGGTGGCCCTCCGCTGCCCCGACGCGGGCAACGTCATGCGCCGCCTGATCGACAGGGGCGTCATAGGCGACTTCCGCGAACCGGACGTCCTGCGCTTCGGCTTCACGCCGCTGTACGTGGGGTTCGGGGATGTGGAGAGGGCGGCGCGGGTGTTGGGGGAGATGTTCTAG
- a CDS encoding tryptophan 2,3-dioxygenase family protein codes for MSHQAQPQEASEPETPHLDFQGTTPYEDYVQADVLTHLQHTLSDDPGEMVFLVTTQVMELWFTVIVHEWETAAKALREDRVPVAVAALKRSVRELEALNASWRPLGQLTPAQFNSYRSALGEGSGFQSAMYRRMEFLLGEKSSSMLVPHRGAPRVHAELEKALHEPSLYDEVLRLLARRGHAIPASVVDRDVSLRYDPSPEVETVWTDLYSGDEDAELARLGEALTDVAELVWRWRNDHLVATRRAMGAKTGTGGSAGVAWLEKRAQKNVFPELWTARSHV; via the coding sequence ATGTCCCACCAGGCTCAGCCCCAAGAGGCTTCGGAGCCCGAGACCCCGCATCTCGACTTCCAGGGCACGACCCCGTACGAGGACTACGTGCAGGCGGACGTCCTCACCCACCTCCAGCACACCCTCTCCGACGATCCCGGAGAGATGGTCTTCCTGGTGACCACCCAGGTCATGGAGCTGTGGTTCACCGTCATCGTCCACGAGTGGGAGACCGCGGCGAAGGCGCTGCGCGAGGACCGGGTGCCGGTCGCGGTGGCGGCCCTGAAGCGGTCCGTACGGGAACTGGAGGCGCTGAACGCCTCCTGGAGGCCCCTCGGCCAGCTCACTCCGGCCCAGTTCAACTCGTACCGCAGCGCCCTCGGCGAGGGTTCCGGCTTCCAGTCGGCCATGTACCGCCGGATGGAGTTCCTGCTCGGCGAGAAGTCCTCGTCCATGCTCGTCCCGCACCGGGGCGCGCCCCGCGTGCACGCCGAGCTGGAGAAGGCCCTGCACGAACCGAGCCTGTACGACGAGGTGTTGAGGCTGCTCGCGCGGCGCGGCCACGCGATTCCGGCGTCGGTCGTCGACCGCGACGTGTCCCTCCGCTACGACCCGTCGCCCGAGGTCGAGACCGTCTGGACCGACCTGTACTCGGGTGACGAGGACGCCGAACTCGCCCGGCTGGGCGAGGCGTTGACCGATGTCGCCGAGCTGGTGTGGCGCTGGCGCAACGACCACCTGGTGGCCACTCGGCGGGCCATGGGCGCGAAGACGGGCACGGGCGGCTCCGCCGGGGTGGCCTGGCTGGAGAAGCGGGCCCAGAAGAACGTTTTCCCCGAGCTGTGGACGGCGCGGTCCCATGTCTGA
- a CDS encoding DUF3151 domain-containing protein — translation MAINENLLGGPPPTHLPDDPEPRELLANDTPPADVAAKYPTSSLAWAQLADEAYERGSVVESYAYARTGYHRGLDSLRRNGWKGHGPVPWEHEPNRGFLRALHGLARAAQAIGEQEEYERCSQFLKDSSPAAAQTLG, via the coding sequence ATGGCCATCAACGAGAACCTCCTCGGGGGACCGCCCCCGACCCACCTGCCCGACGACCCGGAGCCGCGAGAGCTTCTGGCGAACGACACGCCGCCCGCCGACGTCGCCGCCAAGTACCCCACCTCCTCGCTCGCCTGGGCCCAGCTGGCCGACGAGGCGTACGAGCGCGGCAGCGTCGTCGAGTCGTACGCGTACGCCCGCACCGGCTACCACCGCGGTCTGGACTCGCTGCGGCGCAACGGCTGGAAGGGCCACGGCCCGGTGCCCTGGGAGCACGAGCCGAACCGCGGCTTCCTGCGTGCCCTGCACGGCCTCGCCCGCGCCGCGCAGGCGATCGGCGAGCAGGAGGAGTACGAGCGCTGCTCGCAGTTCCTGAAGGACTCCTCCCCGGCGGCGGCCCAGACCCTCGGCTGA
- a CDS encoding MFS transporter, producing the protein MAAPPKESPAVRMSSPAGKWILLTTVLGSSMAMLDSTVVNVALPTIGRDLDSDLAGLQWTVNAYMLTLAGLILLGGALGDRFGRRKVFVVGVVWFAAASLLCGLAPSAGVLVAARALQGIGGALLTPGSLALIQASFHPDDRARAVGLWSGFGGIGAAVGPFLGGWLVDGPGWRWVFLLNVPLALLCAPIALRHVPESKDDRVHGRGFDVLGAALGALALALVTYALIEASAGSLAVVAVTAAAGVAAGVAFVAVERRRADPMMPLDIFASRQFTAVNVVTLCVYAAFSGFFFLSAVQLQVVAGYSALGAGTALLPTTVLMLFLSARSGELAQRIGPRIPLTVGPLLCATGMLLMLRVGTDASYVGDVLPAVLVLGLGMVTLVAPLTATVLASVDVGRAGLASGINNAAARAAGLVAVAALPLLAGMSEEAYRSADAFDDAFRRAMPLCAGILVVGAVIAFATVRKPPPGCLRPECLTHGSVTAPPLEPNQSRGRLE; encoded by the coding sequence ATGGCTGCCCCGCCCAAGGAGTCCCCGGCCGTCAGAATGTCGTCCCCTGCCGGGAAGTGGATCCTGCTGACCACCGTGCTCGGGTCGAGCATGGCGATGCTGGACTCGACCGTGGTGAACGTCGCGCTGCCGACGATCGGCCGCGATCTCGACTCGGACCTGGCGGGCCTCCAGTGGACCGTCAACGCGTACATGCTGACCCTCGCGGGCCTGATCCTGCTGGGCGGAGCGCTCGGTGACCGTTTCGGGCGGCGCAAGGTGTTCGTCGTCGGCGTGGTGTGGTTCGCGGCGGCGTCCCTGCTCTGCGGGCTCGCGCCCAGCGCGGGCGTCCTCGTCGCGGCCCGCGCGCTGCAGGGCATCGGCGGCGCGCTGCTCACGCCCGGTTCGCTCGCGCTGATCCAGGCGTCGTTCCACCCGGACGACCGGGCGAGGGCCGTCGGCCTGTGGTCGGGCTTCGGCGGCATCGGCGCGGCCGTCGGCCCGTTCCTGGGCGGCTGGCTGGTGGACGGCCCCGGCTGGCGCTGGGTGTTCCTCCTCAACGTCCCGCTCGCGCTGCTCTGCGCCCCGATCGCCCTGCGTCACGTACCGGAGTCGAAGGACGACCGGGTCCACGGGCGCGGCTTCGACGTGCTCGGCGCTGCCCTCGGCGCGCTGGCGCTGGCCCTGGTGACGTACGCCCTCATCGAGGCGTCCGCCGGATCGCTGGCCGTCGTCGCCGTGACGGCGGCCGCGGGGGTCGCGGCGGGCGTCGCCTTCGTGGCCGTGGAGCGGCGGCGGGCCGACCCGATGATGCCGCTCGACATCTTCGCGTCCCGCCAGTTCACGGCGGTCAACGTCGTCACCCTGTGCGTGTACGCGGCCTTCAGCGGCTTCTTCTTCCTCTCCGCGGTCCAGCTCCAGGTCGTTGCCGGGTACTCGGCCCTCGGCGCCGGCACGGCCCTGCTGCCGACGACGGTCCTGATGCTGTTCCTGTCGGCCCGCTCCGGCGAACTCGCCCAGCGCATCGGCCCCCGCATCCCGCTCACCGTGGGCCCGCTGCTGTGCGCGACCGGGATGCTGCTGATGCTGCGGGTGGGCACCGACGCCTCGTACGTGGGCGACGTACTGCCCGCCGTGCTGGTGCTCGGCCTCGGCATGGTGACGCTGGTCGCGCCCCTCACCGCGACCGTGCTCGCCTCCGTGGACGTCGGCCGGGCGGGCCTGGCCAGCGGTATCAACAACGCGGCGGCCCGCGCGGCCGGCCTCGTCGCCGTGGCCGCGCTGCCGCTGCTCGCCGGGATGAGCGAGGAGGCGTACCGGTCGGCGGACGCCTTCGACGACGCGTTCCGGCGGGCGATGCCCCTGTGCGCGGGCATCCTCGTCGTGGGCGCGGTGATCGCCTTCGCGACCGTACGGAAGCCTCCGCCGGGCTGTCTGCGCCCGGAATGTCTCACGCACGGCAGCGTGACGGCCCCGCCGCTGGAGCCGAACCAGTCGCGCGGGCGGCTGGAGTAG
- a CDS encoding alpha/beta hydrolase produces the protein MPDDARDAAEEESAFSHPPVDPDITAAYGDHPDQVVDFYAPRGGEERAPLVVVLHGGAWRAPYDRRHVTPFADFLARRGFAVANVEYRRGGTIPAQGGDGPVAGRWPDTFDDVAAALDAMPGLVRAALPQADPRRMVVTGHSAGGQLALWAAARHLLPADAPWRLDRPAPLRGVVALAPIADFTVAEKLDVCSGAAHQLLGGEAKFGERQSYADPALLLPTGIATTLVQGRTDVVVPQAVAEAYADAAAKAGEVVGLTLLEDVGHFPLIDPAADACAVVAEEIAQLAW, from the coding sequence ATGCCGGACGACGCCCGCGACGCCGCGGAGGAGGAGTCGGCCTTCTCGCATCCGCCCGTCGACCCCGACATCACCGCCGCGTACGGCGACCACCCCGACCAGGTCGTCGACTTCTACGCGCCGCGCGGCGGGGAGGAACGCGCCCCGCTCGTCGTCGTCCTGCACGGCGGCGCCTGGCGGGCACCGTACGACCGACGGCACGTCACGCCGTTCGCGGACTTCCTGGCCAGGCGGGGCTTCGCCGTGGCCAACGTCGAGTACCGGCGCGGCGGCACCATCCCGGCCCAGGGCGGCGACGGCCCGGTCGCGGGACGCTGGCCGGACACCTTCGACGACGTGGCGGCGGCGCTCGACGCGATGCCGGGGCTCGTACGTGCGGCCCTGCCGCAGGCCGACCCGCGCCGAATGGTCGTCACCGGGCACTCGGCGGGCGGCCAGCTGGCCCTCTGGGCCGCCGCCCGCCACCTGCTGCCGGCCGACGCACCATGGCGCCTGGACCGCCCCGCCCCGCTGCGAGGCGTCGTCGCACTCGCCCCGATCGCCGACTTCACGGTCGCGGAGAAACTGGACGTCTGCTCCGGCGCGGCCCACCAACTCCTCGGCGGGGAGGCGAAGTTCGGGGAGCGACAGTCATACGCCGATCCGGCCCTGCTCCTCCCGACAGGCATCGCCACGACCCTGGTACAGGGCCGTACGGACGTCGTCGTACCGCAGGCCGTGGCCGAGGCGTACGCGGACGCGGCGGCCAAGGCCGGCGAGGTGGTCGGCCTGACGCTCCTGGAGGACGTAGGCCACTTCCCCCTGATCGACCCGGCGGCGGACGCGTGCGCGGTGGTGGCGGAGGAGATCGCACAGCTGGCCTGGTAG